The sequence below is a genomic window from Salinispira pacifica.
ACCAGAATTCCGAACATGGCGAGCCCCACCACACTCATCCCCATGATGCTGCCGCCGGTAAAGCTCACCTTCAGCGCCTCATTTATTCCGGTGCGTGCGGCATGGGTGGTTCGACTGTTCGCCGCCGTGGCAACCTTCATTCCGATAAAGCCTGCCAATGCGCTGGTACCCGCACCCAGAACGAAGCTCAGTGCCTGAAAACGCAGAATTCCCTGGTTAGAGACCGCGAGAAATACTGCGACAATTGCCACAAAGGGCAGCAGCACGCTGAATTCCCGGGTCAGAAATGCCATGGCACCTTCAGATACGTAACCGCTGATTCTTTTCAACCGTTCATTTTGAACCGGCTGTTTGAACACCCATCGGGTACGGTTCATCGCATAGCCCAGAGCCAGAACCGAGCCCGCCAGAAGGGCTATGAGTCCCATGTTCAGTAGCGACATAGATTCTCCTTGTAAAAGTGAGAGGTAATTCAGTCTCCCACTATAGCAGTAGTAATGATGTGTATTTTTGAAGCAACAGTGTAAACCGACTCCAGATATGAGGCAAGAAAATTGAGTATTTTACTGAGGCAATTTCAAAAAACGGCGACTTTCACCTCGCTTTTCCTCCGCCTTGGAAGCTGATATAGTTACCCCATGCATGTACATTTTCAGGATGAGTGGTCAGATGAAGACCAGGACGTTCTACGCCGGGAAGTTGACGGGCAGATCAGGCTGAGTTTCGCCTCCCCTCCGGAAGATCACAACACAGAAGTACTGGTTGCCGGCCGGCCGGATGAAAAGCTGCTGGACCGACTCAGGGGGCTGCACTCGGTAATTGTACCCTTCGCAGGTCCGCCCGGGAAAACCATGGCCATGCTGGCAGACCGGCCTGATTTGAGCCTGTACAACATCCATCACAATGCGGTTCCCGTGGCCGAACTTGCATTGGGACTGCTTCTTGCCGCCGCACGGCACATCCCCCTCCGGGACCGTTTACTCAGAACCGGGGACTGGACGGGTTCCTATCACCTTCCCAGCATGATTCTCCGGGGGAAGCGTGTGCTCATTCTGGGGCGGGGCGCCATCAGCGGGGAACTGGAAGCTCCTCTCAGGGCGCTGGGGATGGAGCTCCGCTTTATCCGCAACAATCCCCGGAACGGGGCTGAGGATGAATTCCATCCCCGTGAGCTGCACCGATTGCTGGAAGAAACAGACATTCTTATTTCCACCCTGCCGCTCAGCGATGACAGCCGGGGATTGATCGCAGAAAAGGAACTTGAACTCCTGGGTCCACGGGGCATCCTTATTAATGTGGGGAGGGGACGGGTAATTGACGAGGACGCCTTATACACGGCGCTGGCTGACCGTACCATTCAGGCCGCGGGTTTGGATGTCTGGTATCATTACCCCAGAGGAGAGGGCCGGGCCGGCAGTACCCTGCCGGGTGCACGCCCCTTCTGGGAATTGGAAAACCTGGTGATGAGCCCACATATAGCCGGGGAGTGGCCGAACCCGGAGGTACAGAGAATGCGCCTTCAAGCCCTGGCCCGGCGTATCAACGACATATTCCACAAAAACCCCGTGCCAAAGGTGGAAACTGACCGGGGATACTGAAATCCGCCGAACAGCCCTCTGCAATGGCAGATTTTTCCCCCGTATTTCAGCTTTCCAGGAATTTTCATGTTGAATTTTCTCCATTTGTAATATACTTGATAATCGAAAGCGCCACAGGTCATTCCTTATGTAAAAAGGCGCTTTTGCGCATACGAATATGTGTGGATATTCTCAACGAGTATAAATTTGATGCCCTGTCCCGAAGAGGGACGGTAACTCTATAAACCTGGAGAAAATATGAAACAGCGCGGCAAAACCCAATCCTCCCTCATACAGGAATCTTTCGAAATAGCTCCGATCCTTTATTACGGAGGTTTGCTGATCATCGGAGTGGGCGGTACGTATGGTCTCATCGTGGATGCTCTGGCGGGGAAAACGGTTTCCGTAATCAATAATGCCATTACTCTGGCTATCCTGATCGTGAGTTTCCTTCTGGTGATCACCAAACGAAGCGATAGAAATAACGGACTGGGTCTGGTGATGTATGCCACCATGTATACGTTTCTCAGCGAGATTTTCCGCGTCCTGGGAGATCCGGCTTTGCTGGAAAATCAGATATACAGCTCACTGGTAATGACGGTCAGTCTCATTGCCATTGCAGGATTTGTGGTTTCAAAATACGTCTCTATTGCCGTGTCCGTTATCACCCTGGGCTTCGTCGGCTTTTTTGTGTACAGCTACGGCAGTCCGCTGCTCCAGACCCGGATGGTATACTTTTCCCTTGCGATTGTGGGTTTGAATTACATGATTGTGTTTTACCGGGTGCAGCTTGAACGGCTGGTGAAAAACCTGCACATCAGCAGGGAGGCGGAGCGGGAAGAACGGCAGAAGGCCACAACCCTGCAGCAAAAAGCCGAGAAAGCGTTGGAACAGCTGCAGAGCGCCCAGAAAAAGATTATCGTCCAGGAAAAAATGGCAAGTCTGGGAGCCCTCACCGCCGGAATCGCCCATGAGATTAAAAATCCGCTGAATTTTGTCACCAACTTCAGCGAATCCTCCGTGGACCTGATGGATGAGTTGAAAGCCCACCTGGGAAAACTCACACCCCATCTGGAGAAGGATGACAGGGAAGATGTTGAATACCT
It includes:
- a CDS encoding NAD(P)-dependent oxidoreductase → MHVHFQDEWSDEDQDVLRREVDGQIRLSFASPPEDHNTEVLVAGRPDEKLLDRLRGLHSVIVPFAGPPGKTMAMLADRPDLSLYNIHHNAVPVAELALGLLLAAARHIPLRDRLLRTGDWTGSYHLPSMILRGKRVLILGRGAISGELEAPLRALGMELRFIRNNPRNGAEDEFHPRELHRLLEETDILISTLPLSDDSRGLIAEKELELLGPRGILINVGRGRVIDEDALYTALADRTIQAAGLDVWYHYPRGEGRAGSTLPGARPFWELENLVMSPHIAGEWPNPEVQRMRLQALARRINDIFHKNPVPKVETDRGY
- a CDS encoding sensor histidine kinase, whose product is MKQRGKTQSSLIQESFEIAPILYYGGLLIIGVGGTYGLIVDALAGKTVSVINNAITLAILIVSFLLVITKRSDRNNGLGLVMYATMYTFLSEIFRVLGDPALLENQIYSSLVMTVSLIAIAGFVVSKYVSIAVSVITLGFVGFFVYSYGSPLLQTRMVYFSLAIVGLNYMIVFYRVQLERLVKNLHISREAEREERQKATTLQQKAEKALEQLQSAQKKIIVQEKMASLGALTAGIAHEIKNPLNFVTNFSESSVDLMDELKAHLGKLTPHLEKDDREDVEYLLDELEKNMKDINEHGKRGDRIVKNMLMHSRGGNNSFSREDLNILIEECVHLAYHGMRAQDQSFKCDIDMKLSPEAPHIDMIRADLSRVLLNLMNNGFYSAYQKYSEDGSGEFHPQLSVSSALVSPEEVRIIIEDNGKGIPADILEKIFTPFFTTKPTGKGTGLGLSISFEIIRDEHGGHMDVESEEGSFARFTIDLPVTSRKNR